The Gloeomargarita sp. SKYB120 genome has a window encoding:
- a CDS encoding ABC transporter ATP-binding protein yields the protein MSGPILAAVGVSGGYQPRQPVVQGIDLEIYPGEWLTLVGPNGSGKSTLLRLLSRLLVPSQGAVFLHGRRLGDYSARELARHLALLPQSPLLPAGLTVRETVSLGRHPYQPWWQWDLDAASQTQVNRALAQMELLPWQDRPVSELSGGQRQRVFLALALAQDPEILLLDEPTTFLDLHYQLYLLQQLRRLQQERGLTLVVALHDLNLALRYSDRVGLLQQGRLRAMGDPQEVLKPAHLQEVFGIAAHVLDTPVGPQIVPLHPL from the coding sequence ATGTCAGGACCCATCTTGGCGGCAGTGGGAGTTTCAGGGGGTTATCAGCCCAGGCAACCCGTGGTCCAAGGGATTGACTTGGAAATCTACCCAGGAGAATGGCTGACGCTAGTAGGCCCAAATGGCTCGGGCAAATCCACCCTGCTGCGGTTACTCAGCCGTTTGCTGGTGCCCAGCCAGGGAGCAGTTTTTCTGCATGGACGCAGGTTAGGGGACTATAGTGCCCGGGAATTGGCTCGACATCTGGCTCTACTGCCGCAGTCACCTTTACTGCCAGCGGGTCTCACCGTGCGGGAGACAGTGAGTCTGGGGCGCCATCCCTATCAACCGTGGTGGCAATGGGACCTAGATGCCGCCAGTCAAACCCAGGTGAACCGGGCGCTGGCGCAAATGGAACTGTTGCCCTGGCAAGACCGGCCCGTGAGCGAGCTATCGGGGGGCCAACGCCAGCGGGTGTTTTTGGCCCTGGCCCTTGCCCAAGACCCCGAAATTCTCCTGCTCGATGAACCCACCACCTTTTTGGACCTACACTACCAGCTTTATCTGCTCCAGCAGTTGCGCCGGTTGCAGCAGGAACGGGGGCTGACCCTAGTGGTGGCGCTACATGATTTGAACCTGGCGTTGCGCTACAGCGACCGGGTGGGACTCCTGCAGCAGGGACGATTGCGGGCGATGGGGGACCCCCAGGAAGTTCTCAAGCCAGCTCACCTGCAAGAGGTCTTCGGCATTGCTGCACACGTGTTGGATACTCCTGTAGGTCCCCAGATTGTGCCTTTACACCCCCTGTAG
- a CDS encoding iron ABC transporter permease: protein MKARPVAGLLGLTALLGGIGLLALRLGSVPLTTSQVVQALLRQGEELPQTILWELRLPRVLLGMAVGAALGTAGALMQGMLRNPLADPYLLGIAAGAGLAAVIPIVQGVALAWVPLVAWVGSVATALLVYALAWQPGQLSVTRLILAGVAVSAFLGSVTTILLLFADDRVQIALNWLVGSLNARGWEEVQAVALPIVMGLLAAWPWGRTLDILGLGDERAMSLGLSLTKVRLAVGLTATWLTAAAVSVSGLIGFVGLMVPHLVRLLGVQTYRWLIPWAAVMGALVLTTADTLARLGRIELPVGAMTALMGAPFFITLLYRRSGGA from the coding sequence ATGAAAGCACGGCCAGTAGCGGGATTGCTAGGATTGACGGCGCTGCTGGGGGGCATCGGTCTCCTGGCGCTCCGGCTCGGTTCGGTGCCGTTGACGACGTCCCAAGTGGTGCAGGCACTTTTGCGACAGGGCGAAGAACTCCCCCAAACCATTCTCTGGGAACTGCGGTTGCCGCGGGTGCTGCTCGGGATGGCAGTAGGGGCAGCTCTGGGAACCGCTGGCGCACTGATGCAAGGGATGTTGCGCAACCCCCTGGCAGACCCCTATTTGCTGGGCATTGCGGCAGGCGCGGGACTGGCAGCCGTCATTCCCATCGTGCAGGGCGTGGCCTTGGCTTGGGTGCCGTTAGTGGCGTGGGTCGGCAGTGTGGCAACCGCGCTGCTGGTGTACGCCTTGGCCTGGCAACCGGGCCAGTTGTCAGTGACGCGCTTGATTTTGGCGGGGGTTGCTGTCAGCGCGTTCCTAGGGTCGGTCACCACCATCCTACTGTTGTTTGCCGACGACCGGGTGCAAATTGCCCTGAACTGGCTGGTGGGGAGTCTCAACGCCCGGGGCTGGGAAGAAGTGCAGGCGGTTGCCTTACCTATCGTGATGGGACTGCTGGCGGCCTGGCCCTGGGGACGGACGCTGGACATCTTGGGATTGGGCGATGAACGGGCCATGAGCTTGGGCCTTTCGTTGACTAAGGTGCGCTTGGCAGTTGGACTCACGGCGACGTGGCTCACAGCAGCAGCAGTAAGCGTCAGTGGCTTGATTGGGTTTGTGGGGTTGATGGTGCCGCATCTGGTACGTCTGTTGGGCGTGCAGACCTATCGCTGGTTGATTCCCTGGGCGGCAGTGATGGGGGCCCTGGTGCTAACCACCGCCGATACGCTAGCCCGCTTGGGACGTATCGAACTACCGGTGGGGGCGATGACCGCCCTGATGGGAGCACCATTTTTTATCACTCTGCTGTACCGGCGGTCAGGGGGTGCCTAG
- a CDS encoding TonB-dependent hemoglobin/transferrin/lactoferrin family receptor has translation MPIKRYGWTGAFLLWGVMLSPALAQKSCPVWEEGVAEFSRHCLLAQAETPPARDSRTAQAEDIEITVTGTRTPREVQESPSSVTVIDRQEIEQNNVQTPQDLLRYQPNVSAPFSSRYGTLNFNIRGLEGNRVLLQVDGIRLPGEFELGPIRIGRDFVDLSTLKQVEILKGPGSALYGSDALGGVVSFITIDPEDLLAITGRDTYFQVFPNYASANSASNQRGAVAFRSGPVSGVALYTRRDFREPNRLGDSRFHDRQSGESNNFFGKVVFQVGDGRKLKLTGDFLDRPLTTRFAQANILEETRARAVQRFRSQVRTQRQRVSLEYDFQNPETSWLQSARVLLYYQNTEVPENTFEDRGRFIRQSTGNFLERIAGASVQFSSPFRTGAAEHLLTYGVDFSIQRNERPRDKIQIDRVTGAVTRERIPENFPLKDFPDSDTLRLGIFVQDEIQIGESLSLIPGLRFDFYRLTANPDRDFLRNLPAGIRTSNFEATSFSPRLGLVWRFAPGFNLFAQYARGFRAPTYDEINSGFANTVTFPAYYVEPNPDLKAETSDGFELGFRGRSERGRFTLAAFYNSYRNFIEKFAFVGTTTLPGIRGPVLRFQSRNAARARIYGVEFSGEYRFLDNPFGLSVFGSLGYAVGDDLTNDRPLVTVDPFKAVAGLRFRGQEDRWGVELVGTFVGRPRVPDPDVFLVPRGYTRLDLLGYVRITPLVSLNLGIFNLTNTKYFEYADLRNFPRADAFRVDRLAQPGTNISVGINWQF, from the coding sequence ATGCCTATCAAACGTTATGGATGGACGGGTGCATTTCTCTTGTGGGGCGTGATGCTCAGCCCGGCATTGGCCCAAAAATCCTGTCCAGTCTGGGAAGAAGGAGTGGCGGAGTTTTCCCGCCATTGTTTGCTGGCGCAAGCGGAAACGCCACCGGCGCGAGACAGCCGCACGGCGCAAGCGGAGGACATCGAAATTACCGTCACGGGAACGCGCACGCCCCGGGAGGTGCAGGAATCGCCCAGTTCGGTGACGGTGATTGACCGCCAGGAAATCGAGCAAAACAATGTGCAAACGCCGCAGGATTTGTTGCGCTACCAGCCGAATGTGTCGGCGCCCTTTTCATCCCGCTATGGCACGTTGAACTTCAATATCCGGGGGTTAGAAGGCAACCGGGTGCTGCTGCAAGTCGATGGCATTCGCCTGCCAGGGGAGTTTGAACTGGGGCCGATTCGCATCGGGCGCGATTTTGTGGATTTGAGTACGCTCAAGCAGGTGGAAATTCTCAAAGGGCCAGGGTCAGCGCTGTACGGGTCGGATGCGCTAGGGGGTGTGGTGTCGTTCATCACTATTGACCCAGAGGACTTGCTGGCGATTACAGGACGAGATACCTACTTTCAGGTGTTCCCCAACTACGCCAGCGCTAATTCCGCGAGTAACCAGCGGGGAGCTGTGGCGTTTCGCAGTGGGCCGGTCTCAGGGGTGGCGCTCTACACCCGGCGAGATTTCCGTGAGCCGAATCGCTTGGGGGACTCCCGCTTCCATGACCGGCAATCGGGTGAGAGCAATAACTTCTTTGGCAAGGTAGTGTTCCAAGTGGGGGACGGCCGCAAGCTCAAACTCACAGGGGATTTCCTAGACCGGCCACTGACCACCCGGTTCGCGCAGGCTAACATCCTTGAAGAAACTCGGGCGCGGGCTGTCCAGCGCTTTCGCTCGCAGGTGCGCACTCAACGCCAGCGGGTGAGCCTGGAATACGATTTCCAAAATCCCGAAACCAGTTGGCTGCAGTCGGCTAGGGTGCTGCTGTACTACCAAAATACGGAAGTGCCCGAAAACACGTTTGAAGACCGGGGGCGGTTTATTCGCCAGTCCACGGGGAATTTCCTGGAGCGCATCGCCGGGGCCAGTGTGCAGTTTTCCAGCCCGTTTCGCACGGGGGCAGCGGAACACTTGTTGACCTATGGGGTAGATTTTTCTATCCAGCGCAACGAACGCCCGCGCGACAAGATTCAAATCGACCGGGTGACGGGAGCGGTGACCCGTGAGCGCATCCCCGAAAATTTCCCACTCAAAGATTTTCCCGATTCGGACACCCTGCGGTTGGGGATTTTTGTGCAGGATGAGATTCAGATTGGTGAGAGCCTGAGTTTGATTCCAGGGCTGCGCTTTGACTTTTACCGGTTGACGGCTAATCCGGACCGGGATTTCCTGCGTAACTTGCCGGCGGGGATTCGCACGTCCAACTTTGAAGCCACCAGTTTTTCACCGCGCTTGGGGTTGGTCTGGCGGTTTGCGCCGGGGTTTAATCTTTTTGCCCAATACGCCCGTGGGTTCCGCGCCCCAACCTACGACGAAATCAACAGCGGCTTTGCCAACACGGTGACGTTTCCGGCCTACTATGTGGAACCCAATCCCGACCTGAAAGCAGAAACCAGTGACGGTTTTGAATTAGGGTTTCGGGGGCGCTCGGAGCGGGGACGGTTTACCTTGGCGGCCTTTTACAACTCCTACCGCAATTTCATCGAGAAATTTGCCTTTGTGGGGACGACGACTTTACCGGGGATTCGTGGTCCGGTGTTGCGTTTTCAATCGCGCAATGCGGCACGGGCGCGCATCTATGGCGTGGAATTCAGCGGCGAGTACCGGTTTCTGGATAACCCCTTTGGCCTGAGTGTGTTTGGGTCACTGGGCTATGCGGTGGGGGACGACTTGACGAACGACCGGCCCCTCGTCACGGTGGACCCGTTTAAAGCAGTCGCGGGATTGCGGTTCCGGGGCCAGGAGGACCGCTGGGGTGTGGAACTGGTGGGGACCTTTGTGGGTCGCCCGCGCGTGCCTGATCCAGATGTCTTTCTAGTCCCTCGGGGCTACACCCGTTTGGATTTGTTGGGCTACGTACGGATTACGCCACTGGTGTCATTGAATCTGGGGATTTTTAATCTCACCAACACCAAATACTTTGAGTACGCCGATTTGCGCAATTTCCCCCGCGCCGATGCGTTTCGGGTGGACCGCCTGGCCCAGCCAGGAACCAATATCTCGGTGGGGATCAACTGGCAGTTCTAG
- a CDS encoding ABC transporter substrate-binding protein: MRLWVRRRALALGILLASATVAWAQPYRRVVALTSLTADILHRLDGQRLVGVPGSSLLEKQPELARLPKVSEGRVQPNLERIVALKPDVVIGASLFHEPTANRLQSLGIATHLVDVRRWEDLEAVTRQLAQLTATNPDPLLRLFRSLNAPKPARAREVLVLVSERPILTPNRDSWAGSMLERFHLRNLAADLQGRSPIAGYVTLSPEQVLRLDPEVLIVVGGPGENPLPRWQSQSFWRRLKAVRQGEVYALDYYGLVNPGSVEAIRQAALRLQAIAQGRR; encoded by the coding sequence ATGCGGCTTTGGGTGCGGCGTAGGGCGCTGGCGCTGGGGATACTGTTGGCAAGTGCGACAGTAGCTTGGGCGCAACCCTATCGGCGGGTAGTGGCGCTGACGTCGTTAACGGCGGATATTTTGCACCGCTTAGATGGGCAACGGCTGGTGGGGGTGCCGGGAAGTTCCCTGCTGGAAAAGCAGCCGGAATTGGCGCGTTTACCCAAGGTGAGTGAAGGACGGGTGCAGCCAAATTTAGAGCGGATTGTAGCCCTGAAACCCGATGTGGTCATTGGTGCAAGTCTTTTTCATGAACCGACGGCTAATCGCTTGCAATCTTTAGGCATTGCCACGCACTTAGTGGATGTGCGGCGCTGGGAAGACCTGGAAGCGGTGACGCGCCAGTTGGCTCAGTTGACGGCAACTAACCCAGACCCCTTGCTCCGGCTGTTTCGTTCCCTGAATGCCCCCAAACCAGCGCGGGCGCGCGAGGTGTTGGTTCTAGTCAGCGAACGTCCTATCTTGACACCAAATCGCGATAGCTGGGCGGGTTCCATGCTGGAGCGGTTTCACCTGCGGAACCTGGCGGCGGATTTACAGGGACGTTCCCCGATCGCAGGTTATGTCACCCTGTCGCCGGAGCAGGTGTTGCGCTTGGACCCGGAGGTGCTGATTGTGGTGGGGGGACCCGGTGAGAATCCCTTGCCCCGCTGGCAATCCCAGTCGTTTTGGCGGCGGTTAAAGGCGGTACGACAAGGGGAGGTGTATGCCTTGGATTACTACGGACTGGTGAATCCGGGAAGTGTCGAAGCTATTCGGCAAGCAGCGCTGCGCCTACAGGCGATTGCCCAGGGACGGCGTTAA
- a CDS encoding TonB-dependent receptor plug domain-containing protein — MTLRRGCLQILLTAMGWSAVLNPAMAQPPYPLWQAGIAEFSRACLLAQLAGPPAVDEDSITTVVTRTPRRVDDSPASVTVIDRKRIERSNSQTLRDVFRYEPGVSVRQSFFYDSWDINVRGIEGRRVLRLMDGIRLP; from the coding sequence ATGACTCTGCGACGGGGTTGCTTACAAATTCTGCTAACAGCGATGGGATGGAGTGCTGTGCTGAACCCAGCAATGGCGCAACCGCCCTATCCCCTGTGGCAAGCAGGTATCGCCGAATTCTCTCGCGCCTGTCTCCTCGCACAGTTGGCCGGTCCCCCTGCTGTAGATGAAGACTCTATCACCACAGTGGTCACCCGCACGCCGCGCCGAGTGGACGATTCGCCCGCATCGGTGACAGTCATTGACCGCAAGCGCATTGAACGCAGCAATTCGCAAACGCTCCGGGATGTGTTCCGTTATGAGCCAGGGGTGTCGGTGCGACAGTCATTTTTCTACGACTCATGGGACATCAATGTGCGGGGTATCGAGGGCAGGCGCGTACTGCGGCTGATGGATGGCATTCGCTTACCGTAA
- the ilvB gene encoding biosynthetic-type acetolactate synthase large subunit: MTSTTTSAAATTAPASAETTPRRCTGAYALIDSLYRHGVRHIFGYPGGAILPVYDELYRWEAEGKMQHILVRHEQAAGHGADGYARATGKVGVCFGTSGPGATNLVTAIATAHMDSIPMVVITGQVRRSAIGSDAFQETDIFGITLPIVKHSYVVRDPRDMARIVAEAFYIASTGRPGPVLIDIPKDVGEEQFDYVPVMPGQVKLPGYRPTVKGNPRQIAQASRLLLEAKRPLLYVGGGAIAAGAHREIQQLAEWFQIPVTTTLMGKGAFDEQHPLSVGMLGMHGTAYANFAVSQCDLLIALGARFDDRVTGKLAEFAPHAKVIHVDIDPAEVGKNRPPDVPIVGDVRQVLVDWLQYLQTGPQPDPERTKPWLAQIAAWRQDYPLVVPREGEWLSPQEVIVTLGQLAPDAYYTTDVGQHQMWAAQFLNCGPRRWISSSGLGTMGFGLPAAMGVQVALPDAQVICVSGDASVQMNIQELGTLVQYQLPVKTVIINNFWQGMVRQWQEAFYQERYAHSAMEAGMPDFVKLAEAYGVKGMLVRRRDELESALKEMLVYPGPVLMDVHVNPTENCYPMVKPGHSNDQMFGLPERPRQRTECPACSAPIQSEFRFCPACGHRL, from the coding sequence TTGACCAGTACGACGACCTCCGCGGCTGCGACGACTGCGCCGGCTAGTGCTGAAACGACTCCCCGCCGTTGCACAGGCGCTTACGCTCTGATTGATAGCCTGTACCGGCACGGTGTGCGGCATATTTTTGGGTATCCTGGCGGCGCTATTTTACCGGTCTATGACGAACTCTACCGCTGGGAAGCTGAAGGCAAGATGCAGCATATCCTGGTGCGGCACGAGCAAGCGGCGGGACACGGGGCAGACGGCTATGCGCGGGCGACGGGAAAGGTGGGGGTCTGTTTTGGGACGTCGGGGCCGGGGGCGACAAATCTGGTAACGGCAATTGCCACGGCGCACATGGACTCCATCCCCATGGTGGTGATCACCGGGCAGGTGCGGCGGTCGGCCATTGGTAGTGATGCGTTCCAAGAGACGGACATTTTTGGAATTACGTTGCCGATTGTTAAGCATTCCTATGTGGTGCGCGACCCCCGCGATATGGCCCGGATTGTGGCGGAAGCGTTTTACATTGCCAGTACGGGACGCCCAGGACCCGTGTTGATTGACATTCCCAAGGATGTGGGGGAAGAGCAGTTTGACTATGTGCCGGTCATGCCGGGGCAGGTGAAGTTGCCGGGGTATCGGCCCACGGTGAAAGGGAATCCGCGCCAGATTGCTCAGGCGAGCCGACTATTGCTAGAAGCGAAACGGCCCTTGCTGTACGTGGGGGGTGGGGCGATTGCGGCAGGCGCGCACCGGGAAATTCAGCAATTGGCGGAGTGGTTCCAGATTCCCGTGACCACGACTTTGATGGGTAAGGGCGCGTTTGACGAGCAGCACCCGTTGTCGGTAGGAATGCTAGGGATGCACGGGACGGCCTACGCTAACTTTGCCGTGAGCCAGTGCGATTTGTTGATTGCGTTGGGGGCACGATTCGACGACCGGGTGACAGGGAAACTGGCGGAATTTGCGCCCCATGCCAAGGTGATCCATGTGGACATTGACCCGGCGGAAGTCGGGAAGAATCGCCCGCCCGATGTGCCGATTGTGGGGGATGTGCGGCAGGTGCTGGTGGATTGGTTGCAGTATTTGCAGACTGGGCCGCAGCCTGATCCTGAGCGCACGAAGCCCTGGTTAGCCCAGATTGCCGCCTGGCGCCAGGATTACCCACTGGTGGTGCCCCGGGAAGGGGAATGGCTCTCGCCCCAGGAAGTGATTGTGACGTTGGGACAACTGGCGCCCGATGCCTACTACACGACGGATGTGGGCCAGCATCAGATGTGGGCGGCTCAGTTTTTGAACTGCGGTCCCCGGCGGTGGATTTCCAGTTCCGGCTTGGGGACGATGGGGTTTGGGCTGCCGGCGGCGATGGGCGTCCAAGTGGCCCTACCGGATGCTCAAGTCATTTGCGTTAGCGGCGATGCCAGTGTGCAAATGAACATCCAGGAGCTGGGGACGCTAGTGCAGTACCAATTGCCCGTGAAGACAGTAATTATCAACAACTTCTGGCAGGGGATGGTGCGCCAGTGGCAGGAAGCGTTTTACCAGGAGCGCTACGCCCACTCGGCCATGGAAGCGGGCATGCCAGATTTTGTGAAGCTGGCGGAAGCGTATGGGGTCAAGGGGATGCTGGTGCGGCGGCGGGATGAGCTGGAATCAGCGCTCAAAGAAATGCTGGTGTATCCAGGGCCGGTATTGATGGATGTGCATGTAAATCCCACGGAGAATTGCTACCCCATGGTGAAGCCGGGGCATAGTAATGACCAGATGTTTGGGTTGCCGGAGCGCCCGCGCCAGCGCACGGAATGTCCCGCTTGTAGTGCCCCCATTCAAAGTGAGTTTCGCTTTTGTCCGGCCTGCGGGCATCGGTTGTAA
- a CDS encoding 2-oxoglutarate and iron-dependent oxygenase domain-containing protein codes for MTTALPVVSLVDWTQGTPAQRHEFVWQVGQALEKVGFFVLVDHGLTPDLLAAAYEQVVALFALPLAQKQRYAKPEWHGQRGYVSLGQEHAQGHPLPDWKEFWHIGRTNNLWPQELPDVAPILTRLYAALVTPGDFPVSRPAAGLFTQPGAGRRHLVALGALPTPTGGITPWHPASSAPHGH; via the coding sequence ATGACAACCGCGTTGCCTGTGGTGAGCCTGGTCGATTGGACGCAGGGGACGCCCGCCCAACGTCATGAATTTGTCTGGCAAGTGGGTCAAGCGCTGGAGAAGGTGGGCTTTTTCGTTCTAGTTGACCATGGTCTGACGCCCGACCTACTGGCGGCTGCCTATGAACAGGTCGTTGCCTTGTTTGCGTTGCCCCTGGCCCAAAAACAGCGCTACGCCAAGCCCGAATGGCACGGGCAACGGGGGTATGTGTCGTTAGGGCAAGAACACGCCCAAGGCCATCCCCTGCCCGACTGGAAAGAGTTTTGGCACATTGGGCGCACCAACAATCTCTGGCCCCAGGAATTGCCGGATGTGGCACCCATCCTGACCCGCCTGTATGCCGCTTTAGTTACTCCAGGCGATTTCCCTGTATCTCGACCAGCTGCTGGACTTTTTACCCAACCTGGTGCGGGGCGGCGACACCTTGTTGCGCTTGGCGCATTACCCACCCCTACCGGCGGGATTACCCCCTGGCATCCTGCGAGCAGCGCCCCACACGGACATTAA
- a CDS encoding ABC transporter ATP-binding protein encodes MITVEHLTKRYGSTLAVDDLNFTVEKGEILGFLGPNGAGKTTTMRMLTGYMPPSSGTAKIAGYDVLDDSLEVRRRIGYLPETPPLYREMTVEGFLHFVARIKGVSAGDRAKRVDWAIQRCGLTERRHQLIRKLSKGFRQRVGIAQAIVHDPPVIILDEPTVGLDPKQIIEVRHLIKSLAGDHTIILSTHILPEVSMTCDRVVIIHKGRVVATDTIDQLVNRSDSRTQYELKVAGDVQPLLTALSQWTGVKGVQTQSQGDSHVVTVSTEGNTDIGPELTALVVQSGLRLYEMNRRRATLEDVFLQLTTVEETGDADTDE; translated from the coding sequence ATGATTACGGTTGAGCATCTGACCAAGCGCTACGGCTCGACGCTAGCGGTTGATGACCTGAATTTCACTGTGGAAAAGGGGGAGATTTTGGGATTTCTGGGGCCGAATGGGGCGGGAAAAACCACCACCATGCGGATGCTCACCGGCTACATGCCCCCGAGCAGCGGTACGGCGAAAATTGCCGGTTACGACGTGTTGGACGATTCGCTAGAGGTGCGGCGGCGGATTGGTTACTTGCCAGAAACACCCCCCCTGTACCGGGAAATGACGGTGGAGGGATTTTTGCACTTTGTGGCTCGTATCAAAGGGGTCAGCGCCGGCGACCGGGCCAAGCGGGTGGACTGGGCTATCCAGCGCTGCGGATTAACCGAACGGCGACACCAGTTGATCCGCAAGCTATCGAAGGGGTTTCGGCAACGGGTTGGCATCGCGCAGGCGATTGTCCATGACCCGCCTGTGATCATCCTGGACGAGCCAACGGTGGGACTTGACCCCAAACAAATTATTGAGGTGCGGCATTTGATCAAAAGCCTGGCGGGCGACCATACGATTATTCTGTCAACCCACATCCTGCCAGAAGTCAGCATGACCTGCGACCGGGTGGTGATCATCCACAAGGGGCGAGTGGTGGCGACCGATACCATTGACCAACTAGTGAACCGTTCGGATAGCCGCACCCAATATGAGTTAAAGGTGGCAGGAGATGTCCAACCGCTACTGACGGCGCTGTCCCAGTGGACGGGGGTCAAGGGCGTGCAAACCCAAAGCCAGGGCGATAGCCATGTGGTGACGGTCAGCACCGAAGGCAACACCGATATTGGGCCGGAGTTAACCGCGCTGGTGGTGCAATCGGGGTTGCGACTCTACGAAATGAACCGGCGGCGGGCCACCTTGGAGGACGTGTTTTTGCAACTGACAACGGTTGAAGAAACGGGAGATGCAGACACGGATGAATAG
- a CDS encoding ABC transporter permease subunit, producing the protein MNVRTIWANFVAIYRKELQGYFATSLNYVIAGVYWFVAGVFYIILFNAVQANVAAQDLQGQAGLGAPPVDVPAVILENYLGVLGSLSLFVLPLLSMNLFAQERQQGTLELLATSPITTTMVAIGKLAGVLTFFITLLLPIVFYESLTLLQSEPPFSFGLILLGHGALVLLAAAILSLGLFISATTESTLLAAVGTFGLILLLWILQAIADRTGGWLANILRHFSLLQNYTSLIQGSVSSTSIVVFLSYVVLGLFLTVQWVDGLRFQRA; encoded by the coding sequence ATGAACGTGCGCACGATTTGGGCCAATTTCGTCGCGATTTACCGCAAGGAATTACAGGGGTATTTTGCTACGTCCCTGAACTACGTCATTGCCGGGGTGTACTGGTTTGTCGCCGGGGTGTTTTATATCATCTTGTTCAATGCCGTGCAGGCCAATGTCGCCGCTCAGGATTTGCAAGGTCAAGCGGGATTGGGTGCGCCGCCGGTGGATGTCCCAGCCGTGATCCTGGAGAATTATCTGGGAGTGTTGGGGTCGCTATCGCTGTTTGTCTTGCCCCTGCTTTCTATGAATTTATTTGCCCAGGAACGCCAGCAGGGAACGTTGGAATTGTTGGCCACATCCCCCATTACTACCACTATGGTGGCGATTGGCAAACTGGCGGGGGTTTTGACGTTTTTTATTACATTGCTGCTGCCCATTGTGTTCTATGAAAGTTTGACGTTACTCCAGTCGGAACCGCCCTTTTCTTTTGGGTTGATTCTGTTAGGGCATGGGGCGCTGGTGCTACTGGCGGCGGCGATTTTGTCCTTGGGGTTGTTTATTTCCGCCACCACCGAGAGCACGCTATTGGCAGCAGTGGGTACGTTTGGGTTGATTCTGTTGCTGTGGATTTTGCAAGCGATTGCCGACCGCACGGGGGGTTGGTTAGCCAACATCTTGCGCCACTTTTCCCTGTTGCAAAACTACACCAGCTTGATCCAGGGGTCGGTCAGCAGCACCAGCATCGTCGTGTTTTTGAGTTACGTGGTGCTGGGGTTGTTTTTGACGGTGCAGTGGGTGGATGGCTTGCGGTTCCAGAGGGCGTAG